One window from the genome of Amycolatopsis sp. NBC_01480 encodes:
- a CDS encoding 1-aminocyclopropane-1-carboxylate deaminase/D-cysteine desulfhydrase — protein MPATSEFAVQLPFPLVELRDERVAGAGVRLLLKRDDLLHPDVPGNKWRKLKNNLAAAREQGHRRLLTFGGAYSNHLRATAAAGKHFGFGTVGVVRGEEHRPLNESLAYAERQGMRLTYLDRATYRRKTEPDVLAGLAARFGPCYVLPEGGSNGLASRGCAELPAEITEDFDVICCACGTGATLAGIAASLRPGQRALGFAVLKGDFLDREVRRLQQEAFATETRTWSLDSDFPFGGYAKRTAELDAFIADFQARHGVTLDWVYEAKMMYGLLQRITAGTFAPGSTVVAVLC, from the coding sequence GTGCCGGCCACCTCGGAGTTCGCGGTCCAGCTGCCCTTCCCCCTCGTCGAGCTGCGCGACGAGCGTGTCGCCGGGGCCGGGGTCCGGCTGCTGCTCAAGCGGGACGACCTCCTCCATCCCGACGTGCCCGGCAACAAGTGGCGCAAGCTCAAGAACAACCTGGCCGCCGCTCGTGAACAGGGCCACCGGCGCCTGCTGACGTTCGGCGGCGCCTACTCCAACCACCTGCGCGCGACGGCGGCGGCCGGGAAGCACTTCGGCTTCGGCACCGTCGGCGTGGTCCGGGGCGAGGAACACCGGCCGCTCAACGAATCCCTGGCCTACGCCGAGCGCCAGGGCATGCGGCTCACGTACCTGGACCGCGCGACGTACCGCCGCAAGACCGAGCCGGACGTGCTCGCCGGGCTGGCCGCTCGGTTCGGACCCTGTTACGTGCTACCGGAAGGCGGTAGCAACGGGCTCGCCTCCCGCGGGTGCGCCGAGCTGCCCGCTGAGATCACCGAGGACTTCGACGTGATCTGCTGCGCCTGCGGGACCGGCGCCACCCTGGCCGGTATCGCCGCGAGCCTGCGCCCGGGGCAGCGCGCGCTCGGGTTCGCCGTCCTCAAAGGCGACTTCCTCGACCGCGAAGTGCGCCGTCTGCAGCAAGAAGCATTCGCCACGGAGACCCGAACCTGGTCGCTGGACAGCGATTTCCCCTTCGGCGGCTACGCCAAGCGCACCGCCGAGCTGGACGCCTTCATCGCGGACTTCCAGGCCCGCCACGGCGTCACCCTCGACTGGGTCTACGAGGCCAAGATGATGTACGGCCTGCTCCAGCGGATCACGGCCGGGACCTTCGCACCCGGCAGCACCGTCGTCGCGGTGTTGTGCTGA
- a CDS encoding helix-turn-helix domain-containing protein, with the protein MTTQFGVLLRQFRRQAGMTQEQLAERSGVGVRTIRGFETGERADPRVATVRLLADAVDLAPAQRDDLLLAAAAGRAPLPGPADPGTAPSVTAGNQPGPVPDALADTADQLARAVTSRWRREAEQRQLADPFPLPVGWRPAPDGLTDHWANIRRAPAGAEPGPLDLTGELEQVVDVYRRIPSGRLVVLGRAGSGKTVLTLRFVLGLLAGRARDAAVPVIFGLGSWNPATTPLREWLTGRLLRDFPGLAAPGPSGSTLAVALVEADGILPVLDGFDEIADGLHRAALEALNTTTLPLLLTSRPAEYAAAVAGTDVLTSAAGIELTDLTRTDVVNYLPRTARKDAGGTVWDPVLAELRADRPSPAGANLGAVLTTPLMVMLARTSYSNTPGRDPAELLDTARFATPEAIEDHLLDSFIPTVYRYQPDNRPTGQRRRWELDRVQHWLGYLATHLDRLGTRDLAWWQLNSTLRRSSRVLAVGIVAALAIGLVDSLVDGLLDGVAGGLLSGLVNGFIVGPAFALVHGILVVSGRLAIEPSRVRMRLLRGTGDVRARFLPRFTAGLLGGLLFGFGDGLVTGLLNGLFFDFGDGLVSGLIDGLVSGPVFGLAAGLVFGFVSWLESPLDIGSAASPAGLLHTNRTTVVFQLLLWVPVFGLAVGFGMFSVIGLAEGYLGPFVFGLDNALIVGLASGIGGGLGYALSFTAWGQWVVFARLWLPLTGRLPWAVMAFLDDAYQRGVLRQSGAVYQFRHARLQDRLSQVFEARSVPPKS; encoded by the coding sequence TTGACGACTCAGTTCGGCGTGTTGCTGCGGCAGTTCCGGCGGCAGGCGGGGATGACGCAGGAGCAGCTGGCGGAACGCTCCGGCGTCGGCGTGCGGACCATCCGCGGGTTCGAGACCGGCGAGCGCGCGGACCCCCGCGTGGCGACGGTGCGGCTGCTGGCCGACGCCGTTGATCTCGCCCCCGCCCAACGGGACGATCTGCTGCTGGCCGCGGCGGCCGGCCGGGCCCCGTTACCCGGCCCGGCGGACCCTGGGACCGCGCCGTCCGTGACAGCCGGTAACCAGCCGGGCCCGGTGCCGGACGCGCTGGCCGACACCGCCGATCAGCTCGCCCGGGCGGTCACCAGCCGCTGGCGGCGCGAGGCCGAGCAGCGCCAGCTCGCGGACCCGTTCCCGCTGCCGGTCGGCTGGCGCCCGGCGCCCGACGGCCTGACCGACCACTGGGCCAACATCCGCCGCGCCCCGGCCGGCGCGGAGCCCGGGCCGCTCGACCTGACCGGCGAGCTGGAGCAGGTGGTGGACGTCTACCGGCGGATCCCGTCGGGACGGCTGGTGGTGCTGGGCCGCGCCGGCTCGGGCAAGACCGTGCTGACCCTGCGGTTCGTCCTGGGCCTGCTGGCCGGCCGCGCCCGGGACGCCGCCGTGCCGGTGATCTTCGGCCTCGGCTCGTGGAATCCCGCCACCACGCCGTTGCGCGAGTGGCTGACCGGACGGCTGCTGCGTGATTTCCCCGGCCTGGCCGCGCCCGGCCCGAGCGGGTCGACCCTGGCCGTCGCGCTGGTCGAGGCCGACGGGATCCTGCCGGTGCTGGACGGGTTCGACGAGATCGCCGACGGCCTGCACCGCGCCGCGCTGGAGGCGCTCAACACCACCACCCTGCCGCTGCTGCTGACCAGCCGCCCGGCCGAGTACGCCGCGGCCGTCGCGGGCACCGACGTGCTGACCTCCGCGGCGGGGATCGAGCTGACCGACCTGACCCGCACCGACGTGGTCAACTATCTGCCGCGAACCGCCCGCAAGGACGCCGGCGGCACGGTGTGGGACCCCGTGCTGGCCGAACTGCGCGCGGACCGGCCGAGCCCGGCCGGGGCCAACCTCGGCGCCGTGCTCACCACTCCGCTCATGGTCATGCTCGCCCGCACCAGCTACAGCAACACCCCCGGCCGCGACCCGGCGGAGCTGCTGGACACCGCGCGGTTCGCCACCCCGGAGGCGATCGAGGACCACCTGCTCGACAGCTTCATCCCCACGGTTTACCGCTACCAGCCCGACAACCGGCCGACCGGGCAGCGCCGGCGGTGGGAGCTGGACCGCGTCCAGCACTGGCTGGGCTACCTCGCCACCCACCTCGACCGGCTCGGCACGCGGGACCTCGCGTGGTGGCAGCTGAACAGCACGCTGCGCCGTTCGTCGCGGGTGCTGGCGGTCGGGATCGTGGCCGCGCTGGCGATCGGGCTGGTGGACTCCCTTGTGGACGGACTGCTGGACGGCGTCGCGGGCGGCCTGCTGTCCGGCCTGGTGAACGGGTTCATCGTCGGGCCGGCTTTCGCGCTGGTGCACGGGATCCTGGTGGTGTCCGGCCGGCTGGCCATCGAGCCGTCGCGGGTGCGCATGCGGCTGCTGCGCGGGACCGGCGACGTCCGGGCCAGGTTCCTGCCCCGGTTCACCGCCGGGCTGTTGGGCGGGCTGCTCTTCGGCTTCGGCGACGGCCTGGTCACCGGGCTGCTGAACGGGCTCTTCTTCGATTTCGGCGACGGGCTGGTGAGCGGCCTGATCGACGGCCTGGTGTCCGGGCCGGTGTTCGGGCTCGCGGCGGGGCTGGTGTTCGGGTTCGTGTCCTGGCTCGAGTCGCCGCTGGACATCGGCTCCGCGGCGAGCCCGGCGGGCCTGCTGCACACCAACCGCACGACCGTCGTGTTCCAGCTGCTGCTGTGGGTGCCGGTGTTCGGCCTCGCGGTCGGGTTCGGGATGTTCTCCGTGATCGGGCTCGCGGAGGGGTACTTGGGGCCGTTCGTGTTCGGGCTCGACAACGCGCTGATCGTCGGGCTGGCCAGCGGGATCGGCGGCGGGCTCGGGTACGCGCTCAGCTTCACCGCCTGGGGCCAGTGGGTGGTCTTCGCCCGGTTGTGGCTGCCGCTGACCGGGCGGCTGCCGTGGGCCGTGATGGCCTTCCTCGACGACGCCTACCAGCGCGGGGTGCTGCGGCAGTCCGGCGCGGTCTACCAGTTCCGGCACGCGCGGCTGCAGGATCGCCTGTCCCAGGTTTTCGAGGCACGCTCGGTGCCACCGAAATCCTGA
- a CDS encoding YciI family protein, with protein sequence MKYLILVYGSQQDYDQPVGRPAEDAERAEDPAAIGEFLAEFTGELAASGELVDTQGLTAPVLARRVRLLGGVPVVTDGPFAETEEVIAGYWIVDCAGFDRATEIAARLNRAPGRPADAGVVIRPLLESGHDADDL encoded by the coding sequence ATGAAGTACCTGATCCTGGTTTACGGCTCCCAGCAGGACTACGACCAGCCGGTCGGCCGGCCCGCCGAAGACGCTGAACGCGCCGAGGACCCGGCGGCGATCGGCGAGTTCCTGGCCGAATTCACCGGCGAGCTGGCCGCGTCCGGTGAACTGGTCGACACCCAGGGACTGACCGCGCCGGTGCTGGCCCGCCGGGTCCGGTTGCTCGGCGGCGTGCCGGTCGTCACCGACGGCCCGTTCGCCGAGACCGAGGAGGTCATCGCCGGCTACTGGATCGTGGACTGTGCCGGGTTCGACCGCGCCACCGAGATCGCCGCCCGGCTGAACCGGGCCCCGGGCCGGCCCGCCGACGCCGGCGTGGTGATCCGGCCGCTGCTGGAGTCCGGGCACGACGCCGACGACCTCTGA
- a CDS encoding RNA polymerase sigma factor, with the protein MSDSIEDVLRRLTPRVLGSLVRRYGRFDPAEDAVQEALLIAARQPFSWLLQVASRKLIDLLRAEQARRRRETAAVGQVLPVDRGGPGEDRDNADDTLILLILCCHPSLSASSQIALTLRAVGGLTTAEIARAFLTSEATMTRRISRAKRTITDSGVPFRMPPETELPQRFRAVLHVLYLIFTEGYTATSGPDLHRPGLAAETIRLAELTAALRPDDGEVAGLLALMLLTDARAPARVGEHGELVPLREQDRTRWKAGPIRRGVDLITRVLPHGPVGPYQLQAAIAAIHDEAPSHEATDWPQIVALYRLLMQVSASPVARLGHAVAVAMADGPGAGLELLDALDDPRLAQDRRLHAARAHLLQLTGDHDAARAAYTRAARLSTNLHHARYLTGCARRLT; encoded by the coding sequence ATGAGCGACTCGATCGAAGACGTGCTGCGGCGCCTCACCCCCCGGGTCCTCGGCTCGCTGGTGCGGCGTTACGGCCGTTTCGATCCCGCCGAGGACGCCGTCCAGGAGGCGCTGCTGATCGCCGCGCGGCAGCCGTTCTCCTGGCTGCTCCAGGTCGCCTCGCGCAAGCTGATCGACCTGCTGCGGGCCGAGCAGGCGCGCCGGCGGCGGGAGACCGCGGCCGTCGGCCAGGTGCTGCCGGTGGACCGGGGCGGACCGGGGGAGGACCGGGACAACGCGGACGACACGCTGATCCTGCTCATCCTGTGCTGCCACCCTTCGCTGTCGGCGTCGTCGCAGATCGCGTTGACGCTGCGTGCTGTCGGCGGGCTGACCACCGCCGAGATCGCCCGGGCCTTCCTCACTTCGGAGGCCACCATGACCCGGCGGATCTCCCGCGCCAAGCGGACCATCACCGACAGCGGGGTGCCGTTCCGGATGCCGCCGGAAACCGAACTCCCGCAACGGTTCCGCGCGGTCCTGCACGTGCTGTACTTGATCTTCACCGAGGGCTACACCGCGACGTCGGGACCGGACCTGCACCGCCCCGGTCTGGCCGCGGAGACCATCCGGCTGGCCGAACTCACCGCCGCGCTCCGGCCGGATGACGGTGAGGTGGCTGGGCTGCTGGCGTTGATGCTGCTCACCGACGCCCGCGCCCCGGCCCGGGTGGGCGAGCACGGCGAACTGGTCCCGCTGCGCGAGCAGGACCGGACGCGGTGGAAGGCCGGGCCGATCCGGCGCGGCGTGGACCTGATCACCCGGGTCCTGCCACACGGCCCGGTCGGCCCGTACCAGCTGCAGGCCGCCATCGCCGCGATCCATGACGAGGCGCCGAGCCACGAGGCCACCGACTGGCCGCAGATCGTCGCCCTCTACCGGCTGCTGATGCAGGTTTCGGCCAGCCCCGTCGCTCGGCTGGGTCACGCCGTCGCCGTGGCGATGGCGGACGGGCCGGGCGCGGGCCTGGAGTTGCTGGACGCACTGGACGACCCCCGGCTGGCCCAGGATCGCCGGCTGCATGCGGCCCGCGCCCACCTGCTGCAGCTGACGGGCGACCACGACGCCGCGCGCGCTGCCTACACCCGGGCCGCCCGGCTCTCGACCAACCTTCATCACGCGCGTTACCTGACCGGCTGCGCCCGGCGTCTCACGTAG
- a CDS encoding BTAD domain-containing putative transcriptional regulator, which translates to MVATTIDDPVRACAPVTARERDVLSALGRGLTNSEIAAALATSETAVDGDVGQLLTRLGLRDRAAAIVYAFDHGIVTPRQIPAPGGRLRISVLGPVQVHSGAEPVAVGPVRQQALLAALVLRPDMIVSQRELLDRVWGLEPPAGNVVPVYVYRLRKCLPPGDLITRAGAGYRFAARGVRLDSARLEELVAEANEARHVGDLSAAVAGYGRALELFRGEPLAGLPGPFAELERLRLTERRIVLSQQKAEWQLRLGRHTDAVGELWTLAPEHPHSEPLAALLMRALHRAGRPADALAVFARTCRRLADDLGVAPGEVLCGARRAVLQGV; encoded by the coding sequence ATGGTGGCGACCACAATCGACGACCCGGTACGCGCCTGCGCGCCGGTCACCGCCCGGGAGCGCGACGTGCTCAGCGCCCTCGGCCGCGGCCTGACGAACTCCGAGATCGCCGCGGCGCTGGCGACCTCCGAGACGGCCGTGGACGGCGACGTCGGGCAGCTCCTGACCAGGCTCGGGTTACGCGACCGGGCCGCCGCCATCGTCTACGCGTTCGACCACGGCATCGTCACTCCCCGTCAGATTCCGGCGCCCGGCGGGCGGCTGCGGATCTCGGTGCTCGGCCCGGTGCAGGTGCACTCGGGGGCGGAGCCGGTGGCAGTCGGGCCGGTCCGGCAGCAGGCACTGCTGGCGGCGCTGGTGCTGCGCCCGGACATGATCGTCAGCCAGCGGGAGCTGCTCGACCGCGTGTGGGGGCTGGAGCCGCCGGCCGGCAACGTCGTGCCGGTGTACGTCTACCGCCTGCGCAAGTGCCTGCCCCCGGGCGACCTGATCACCCGGGCCGGCGCCGGCTACCGGTTCGCCGCCCGCGGCGTCCGGCTCGACTCGGCGCGGCTGGAGGAACTCGTGGCGGAAGCGAACGAGGCCCGCCACGTCGGCGACCTGTCCGCGGCGGTGGCCGGCTACGGCCGGGCGCTGGAGCTGTTCCGCGGCGAGCCGCTGGCGGGCCTGCCGGGCCCGTTCGCCGAGCTGGAACGGCTGCGGCTGACCGAACGCCGGATCGTCCTGTCCCAGCAGAAGGCGGAGTGGCAGCTGCGCCTGGGCCGCCACACCGACGCCGTCGGCGAGCTGTGGACGCTCGCCCCGGAACACCCGCACAGCGAACCGCTGGCCGCGTTGCTCATGCGGGCCCTGCACCGAGCCGGCCGCCCGGCCGACGCCCTGGCCGTCTTCGCCCGCACCTGCCGCCGCCTGGCCGACGATCTGGGCGTGGCACCGGGCGAAGTGCTGTGTGGGGCTCGGCGGGCTGTGTTGCAAGGGGTTTGA
- a CDS encoding SDR family oxidoreductase, which translates to MAGTSAAYDPARGSRQPTPTSRFPGDGESCRAALCSSSGPHAVSDSLSAQEYLARGWRVIATVRGAGRTQLHGLGEAAGERLTIERVDINAVAEVAALHERLAGTSVDLLFVNAGITNGDVSVMEVPTETFTDVMVTNALSPVRFVETFQDLVPPSGTIAVMSSRQGSLTMNTTAGYEVYRASKSALNQLMRSFAARHADDPRTLLLISPGWVNTELGGPGARLTVDQSVPGIVDTIEKRAGGSGIQFVDYLNQLLPW; encoded by the coding sequence GTGGCCGGCACGTCGGCAGCCTATGATCCGGCTCGGGGGAGCAGGCAACCCACGCCGACGTCCCGCTTTCCCGGAGACGGAGAATCATGCCGAGCGGCACTGTGCTCATCGTCGGGGCCTCACGCGGTCTCGGATTCGCTCTCCGCCCAGGAGTACCTGGCCCGCGGATGGCGGGTCATCGCCACGGTTCGCGGCGCCGGTCGGACGCAGCTGCACGGGCTGGGGGAGGCCGCGGGCGAGCGGCTCACCATCGAACGGGTGGACATCAACGCGGTCGCAGAGGTCGCCGCCCTGCACGAAAGGCTGGCCGGCACCTCGGTCGACTTGCTGTTCGTCAACGCCGGGATCACCAACGGCGACGTCAGCGTGATGGAGGTGCCGACCGAGACCTTCACCGACGTGATGGTGACCAACGCGTTGAGCCCGGTTCGGTTCGTGGAGACTTTCCAGGACCTGGTGCCCCCGTCGGGCACCATCGCGGTGATGTCCTCGCGCCAGGGCAGCCTCACCATGAACACCACCGCGGGCTACGAGGTGTACCGGGCCAGCAAGTCCGCGCTGAACCAGCTGATGCGCAGCTTCGCGGCGCGCCATGCCGACGACCCGCGGACGCTGCTGCTGATCAGCCCGGGCTGGGTGAACACCGAGCTGGGCGGCCCGGGCGCGCGTCTCACCGTCGATCAGAGCGTGCCGGGGATCGTCGACACCATCGAGAAACGCGCGGGAGGGAGCGGGATCCAGTTCGTCGACTACCTGAATCAGCTCCTGCCCTGGTGA